Proteins encoded together in one Nostoc sp. PCC 7524 window:
- the ilvN gene encoding acetolactate synthase small subunit, translating to MKHTLSVLVEDEAGVLSRIASLFARRGFNIESLAVGAAEQGGVSRITMVVHGDDRVIEQLTKQLYKLVNVLKVQDITETPCVERELMLLKVNATSSNRSEVIELAQIFRARVVDVAEDSLTLEVVGDPGKMVAIVQVLQKFGLREIARTGKISLTRESGVNTELLKSLEAKVS from the coding sequence ATGAAACATACCCTTTCAGTTCTCGTAGAAGATGAAGCCGGGGTTCTATCCCGCATTGCTAGTTTATTTGCTCGTCGTGGCTTTAATATAGAAAGCCTTGCGGTTGGTGCAGCTGAACAGGGAGGAGTTTCCCGAATAACGATGGTTGTACATGGTGACGATCGCGTGATCGAGCAATTGACTAAGCAACTATACAAGCTGGTCAACGTTCTCAAGGTGCAGGATATCACAGAAACTCCCTGCGTAGAGCGAGAATTGATGCTGTTGAAGGTGAATGCTACTAGCAGTAACCGTTCAGAAGTGATCGAACTAGCTCAAATTTTTCGGGCGCGGGTGGTAGATGTGGCAGAAGACTCGCTCACTTTGGAAGTTGTAGGTGATCCTGGTAAGATGGTGGCGATCGTCCAGGTGCTACAAAAATTTGGGCTGAGGGAAATCGCTCGCACTGGTAAAATTTCTCTAACTCGTGAGTCTGGTGTCAATACTGAATTGCTCAAATCTTTGGAAGCAAAAGTTTCGTAA
- a CDS encoding YbjN domain-containing protein encodes MTGYKETLINPESLDEMVETTGINHVEVIENVIDSLEQDDTAMVSHPAEGGYLWKFKYGSVEVFVQLTGTTDEDTITVWSAVLQLPAKDEPKLMRHLLEMNCSSTFEARFGIIENRVVVISTRTLAELSPGEVSRLITIVATIADDNDEALQSEFGAA; translated from the coding sequence ATGACAGGCTACAAAGAAACCCTAATTAACCCAGAATCTTTAGATGAAATGGTTGAGACAACCGGCATTAACCATGTGGAAGTGATTGAAAATGTCATCGACTCCCTAGAACAAGATGACACCGCAATGGTAAGCCATCCCGCAGAAGGTGGTTATCTGTGGAAGTTTAAATATGGCAGTGTGGAAGTATTCGTCCAGTTGACAGGGACAACGGATGAAGATACCATCACCGTTTGGTCTGCGGTTCTCCAGCTACCGGCTAAAGATGAACCAAAGTTAATGCGTCACCTGTTGGAAATGAATTGCTCTAGCACCTTTGAAGCTCGTTTTGGTATTATTGAGAACCGAGTAGTAGTCATCTCTACACGCACTTTAGCAGAATTATCGCCTGGGGAAGTTTCCCGACTAATTACCATTGTGGCAACGATCGCAGATGACAACGATGAAGCCTTACAATCTGAATTTGGTGCAGCTTAG
- a CDS encoding BON domain-containing protein, producing the protein MSWLKRLFGMEKPQNAQVNPTPQVTQAPATSTASTATQSIPPERLGLNGEYDQSGLAKRVALAFDQDPQLDDMNSLWVAQTGSTVVLKGKVPNQEILNKMISVARSVHGTAAVDTNQVNIG; encoded by the coding sequence ATGAGTTGGTTGAAAAGATTGTTTGGCATGGAAAAACCTCAAAATGCCCAAGTAAATCCTACTCCGCAAGTTACACAAGCTCCTGCTACCTCTACTGCATCTACTGCTACTCAATCAATTCCACCAGAGCGTTTAGGATTGAATGGCGAATATGACCAAAGTGGTTTAGCCAAGCGGGTAGCATTAGCATTTGATCAAGACCCCCAACTAGATGATATGAATTCTCTCTGGGTAGCTCAGACTGGCAGCACTGTAGTGTTAAAGGGTAAAGTTCCTAACCAAGAAATTCTGAACAAAATGATTTCGGTAGCGCGTTCTGTACATGGTACTGCCGCAGTTGACACTAATCAAGTCAATATTGGCTAA
- a CDS encoding ester cyclase, with translation MNPIDISKLHLWVQDRDTVLEYSHHIDWRYGQKPDYTHSNERLAAESTRNHPENSLERLVQNLVRTFDIEANFKTNPAQWLSVVQDKFRMSTNGGYGYTITDLISSGTYKLLIGNTKHYKASEENFETSTNLFHTAFPDGFLWEVLEVYSTPPNIVFKWRHWGDFNGAYKDYAPTGETIEIIGTSVVHVNDDLKIIGLEHYYDNTKFLEKLTSGGKLPNNDQQQQSVAETKTTRSIWQRLWGFIRKLWPWRKKPTNVNLAESRCPFAVMVSGK, from the coding sequence ATGAATCCCATCGACATCAGTAAGCTTCATCTTTGGGTACAAGATAGAGACACAGTGTTGGAATACAGTCATCATATAGACTGGCGATATGGTCAAAAGCCAGACTATACCCATTCTAATGAAAGACTTGCCGCAGAAAGCACCCGCAATCATCCTGAAAATTCCCTAGAAAGATTAGTCCAAAATTTAGTGCGGACTTTTGACATTGAGGCGAATTTTAAAACTAATCCGGCTCAGTGGCTTTCTGTTGTCCAAGATAAGTTTCGCATGAGTACCAATGGTGGTTATGGCTACACCATTACAGATTTAATTAGTTCCGGTACTTATAAACTATTAATTGGCAACACCAAACATTACAAAGCCTCTGAGGAAAACTTTGAAACCTCAACTAATCTTTTCCATACTGCATTCCCTGATGGTTTCTTATGGGAAGTTTTGGAAGTTTATTCAACTCCGCCAAATATTGTTTTTAAATGGCGACATTGGGGAGATTTTAATGGTGCATATAAAGACTATGCACCCACAGGTGAAACTATTGAAATCATCGGCACAAGTGTTGTTCATGTCAACGATGATTTAAAAATTATTGGGTTGGAACATTATTATGACAATACTAAGTTCCTAGAAAAGCTCACATCTGGTGGTAAATTACCAAACAATGATCAACAACAGCAGTCAGTAGCAGAGACAAAAACTACTCGTTCTATCTGGCAAAGATTATGGGGTTTCATTAGGAAACTCTGGCCTTGGAGAAAAAAACCAACAAATGTAAATTTAGCTGAGAGTCGTTGTCCTTTTGCTGTCATGGTGAGCGGGAAGTAG
- a CDS encoding alpha/beta fold hydrolase produces the protein MTTTVHWQQRVGNQRDWVWRGWQTRYTYIRPSQNSQKTIPLILLHGFGASIGHWRHNLEVLGEYHTVYALDMLGFGGSEKAPANYSIELWVEQVYDFWQTFIRQPVVLVGNSNGSLVSLAAAAAHPEMVQGIVMMSLPDPSLEEEAIPPFLRPVVRTIKNLVASPLLLKPVFHFVRRPSVLRRWAGLAYAHPEAITDELIEILASPPQDRGAVRAFSALFKAAIGINFSPSVKALLPTITIPMLLIWGQKDRFVPPMLANQFAQYNEKLQLLNLEDVGHCPHDECPEQVNQAILDWINKCLENS, from the coding sequence GTGACCACTACGGTACATTGGCAGCAAAGAGTGGGTAATCAAAGAGACTGGGTGTGGCGTGGTTGGCAAACCCGTTACACTTACATTCGCCCTAGCCAAAATTCCCAGAAAACAATACCTCTGATTCTACTCCACGGATTTGGAGCTTCTATTGGGCATTGGCGACATAATTTAGAAGTTTTAGGGGAGTATCATACAGTCTATGCCCTGGATATGCTGGGTTTTGGTGGTTCGGAAAAAGCTCCAGCTAACTATAGTATAGAGTTGTGGGTAGAGCAGGTGTATGATTTCTGGCAAACTTTTATTCGCCAACCAGTGGTACTTGTAGGTAATTCCAATGGTTCTCTAGTTTCTTTGGCCGCCGCCGCCGCCCATCCAGAAATGGTACAGGGGATAGTCATGATGAGTCTACCCGACCCATCGCTGGAGGAAGAGGCGATTCCACCTTTTTTGCGCCCTGTTGTCAGGACAATCAAAAATCTAGTGGCTTCGCCATTGTTGTTAAAGCCTGTGTTTCATTTTGTGCGTCGGCCTAGTGTGCTACGGCGTTGGGCTGGGTTGGCTTACGCTCACCCCGAAGCAATCACCGATGAACTGATCGAGATTTTGGCTAGCCCTCCCCAAGATAGGGGTGCTGTCCGTGCTTTTAGTGCCTTGTTTAAAGCTGCGATCGGGATTAATTTCAGTCCTAGTGTGAAAGCACTGTTACCAACCATAACAATTCCCATGTTGTTAATTTGGGGGCAGAAAGACCGCTTTGTTCCTCCCATGTTGGCTAATCAATTTGCTCAATACAACGAGAAATTGCAATTGCTCAACTTAGAAGATGTAGGCCATTGTCCTCATGACGAATGTCCAGAACAGGTGAACCAAGCAATTTTAGATTGGATTAACAAATGTCTTGAAAATTCCTAA
- a CDS encoding cation:proton antiporter → MVIESAMGEEAIASNLKQFLLVLSVSLGVATLPQIFTWFRQIPYTLLLVIVGLGLALVDVRLVTLSPALILFIFLPPLLFEAAWNLKWSDLKQEFVPICLYAVLGVVISIAGVAIGLNQLAGLSITTALLIGASLSATDPVSVTALFRELGVSNRLVTLMEGESLFNDGMAVVAFGFLVALPLGNAELGFQPITVEFFQVVGIGLAVGGLIGFGISYLTQRFDLPMVEQSLTLVSAYGTYLITEDLGGSGVIGVVTTGLILGNFGSRIGMNPRTRIIVSEFWEFLAFFVNSIVFLLIGDQIRFASLGENLQTIVVTVAAMILMRAIAIFILSYLSTTITKSAISLPEQTILWWGGLRGSVSIALALSVPTILPGREKIIAIVFGVVLFTLLVQGLSIKPLVKQLNLLGDAPLREEYLEMVARNVALERVLQYLQTQKHPGIEPEFVRYQEKLIAGEMEQMQTKIDKLQNEYPNLQNFTTEQFREELLTIEADTYAEFVKSGRLTKELAPMLENVLHQGG, encoded by the coding sequence ATGGTAATTGAATCAGCAATGGGAGAGGAAGCGATCGCCTCTAATCTCAAACAGTTTCTTTTAGTGCTGTCGGTATCTTTAGGGGTGGCAACCCTACCGCAGATATTTACTTGGTTTCGCCAGATCCCCTATACATTACTGCTGGTAATTGTGGGGTTAGGTTTGGCGTTGGTTGATGTGCGTTTAGTCACTCTTTCCCCAGCCTTAATTCTGTTCATTTTTTTACCCCCTCTATTATTTGAAGCCGCATGGAATCTCAAATGGTCGGATTTAAAGCAGGAATTTGTCCCCATTTGTCTGTATGCGGTGTTGGGGGTAGTAATTTCCATTGCTGGGGTAGCCATTGGACTTAATCAACTGGCGGGATTATCTATCACCACAGCTTTACTCATCGGTGCAAGTCTTTCAGCTACTGATCCTGTTTCTGTAACAGCCTTATTTCGGGAATTAGGGGTAAGTAACCGCCTTGTCACCCTCATGGAAGGTGAAAGCTTATTTAATGATGGCATGGCAGTAGTGGCCTTTGGTTTTTTGGTAGCCTTGCCTTTAGGAAATGCCGAATTAGGATTTCAACCCATCACGGTGGAATTTTTTCAAGTTGTAGGTATTGGGTTAGCGGTGGGAGGCTTGATTGGCTTTGGGATTTCCTACCTTACCCAACGCTTTGATTTGCCGATGGTTGAACAATCTCTGACCTTAGTATCAGCTTACGGTACTTACCTGATTACCGAAGATTTGGGTGGTTCTGGGGTGATAGGAGTTGTCACCACAGGTTTAATTTTAGGTAACTTTGGCTCACGTATCGGCATGAATCCCCGTACTCGGATTATTGTGTCCGAGTTTTGGGAATTTTTAGCGTTTTTCGTGAATTCCATTGTCTTTTTGCTGATTGGCGACCAAATTCGCTTTGCGAGTTTAGGCGAAAATCTACAAACTATTGTAGTGACAGTAGCAGCAATGATTTTAATGCGAGCGATCGCTATTTTTATTCTTAGCTACTTGAGTACCACAATCACCAAATCAGCAATTTCTCTACCCGAACAAACTATTTTGTGGTGGGGAGGCTTAAGGGGTTCTGTATCTATAGCTTTGGCCTTGAGTGTACCGACAATTTTACCGGGGCGAGAAAAAATTATAGCGATCGTCTTTGGAGTCGTTTTATTTACCCTACTTGTTCAAGGACTAAGCATCAAACCGCTAGTTAAACAGCTCAATTTACTAGGCGATGCACCCCTACGGGAAGAATATTTAGAAATGGTTGCTCGTAATGTGGCCTTAGAAAGAGTTCTGCAATATCTTCAAACACAAAAACATCCCGGTATTGAGCCAGAATTCGTGCGCTACCAAGAGAAACTAATTGCAGGGGAAATGGAACAAATGCAAACCAAGATTGACAAATTGCAAAATGAGTATCCCAATCTCCAGAACTTTACAACTGAACAGTTTCGCGAAGAACTATTGACAATTGAAGCCGATACTTATGCAGAATTTGTCAAATCAGGTCGGTTAACTAAAGAACTAGCACCCATGTTAGAAAATGTTTTGCATCAAGGAGGCTAG
- a CDS encoding fibronectin type III domain-containing protein has product MSMLHKLHWPQTAIALTLTTGLIAATSFPATASSFRINPYLQQPGSDGMSFTWFTEEDVPGILSITGAGLSNPLTFTSTPAYQSVLAYTNAEKNQNITGLSPGSWLLSDNNYKHTVDVRGLLPGTTYEYTVVQGSNIFNSSFKTAPSKDDWSSIRFIAMSDSETEPAGRSSRREWQPGALAPGSAPRPELSGSQWASTFGTSGSGGSQTLRYAVTETEGYKRNLEIVNSRNPDFLMMPGDLVQGGGYQPGWDEFFRHNAGEFGSGLSTYPILPALGNWENFGALNGGYGTDADGRFGPKFGRDKYHVYFDAPDNGTPEHRDNYYRIDYGPITIITLDSSNGEPDDRRSNYGGVGQPPKISGQDYTGTGTDTQENYTRAQYEAAGGTDLADFNPGSPQWNWAEAQLEDARAKGQMIFVQFHHAPYSSGEHGQPMNHTLSTGQGGTPMRQYQSMFEQYGVLAVLSGHSEMFERSFVDENGDGIGVYYYDVGVAGDGLRGEKRNGSSLNDPLLKYNSFSQWSADQSEGELWQEIAGALQLVSGGKHYGHLEVNLEKLNSNNGKYAKVTLTPVYSFPILDQNYNLLRTERRTYSDEITMFVDTNGRIVQAVPEPSIIFGFLMFGLGTVGLKSRKTNRHKPLA; this is encoded by the coding sequence ATGTCTATGCTACACAAGTTGCACTGGCCGCAAACAGCGATCGCCCTCACCCTCACAACTGGATTGATTGCTGCTACAAGCTTTCCAGCCACAGCATCCTCATTCCGTATCAATCCCTACTTACAGCAACCAGGGAGCGATGGAATGTCTTTTACTTGGTTCACCGAGGAAGATGTACCTGGCATACTCTCAATTACTGGTGCAGGTCTAAGTAATCCCCTCACATTTACCAGTACACCTGCATACCAATCGGTGCTGGCATACACGAATGCCGAAAAGAATCAAAATATTACTGGTTTATCTCCAGGTTCTTGGTTGCTCAGTGATAATAACTATAAACATACCGTAGATGTACGTGGTTTGCTGCCGGGAACGACATATGAATATACGGTAGTTCAGGGATCAAATATTTTTAACTCATCCTTTAAAACTGCTCCCAGTAAGGACGACTGGAGCAGCATCCGCTTTATCGCTATGTCTGACAGTGAAACCGAACCAGCCGGGCGTTCTAGCCGCCGTGAATGGCAACCCGGTGCTTTAGCTCCAGGTTCAGCACCACGTCCCGAACTAAGCGGTAGCCAATGGGCAAGCACTTTCGGCACTTCCGGGTCAGGTGGTTCACAAACCTTGCGTTATGCTGTGACTGAAACTGAAGGCTACAAACGCAACCTGGAAATCGTTAACAGCCGCAACCCTGATTTCCTCATGATGCCCGGTGATTTAGTGCAAGGTGGTGGCTATCAACCCGGTTGGGATGAATTCTTCCGCCACAACGCCGGGGAATTTGGCAGTGGCTTGTCAACCTACCCTATTTTGCCAGCCTTGGGTAACTGGGAGAACTTTGGCGCACTAAACGGTGGTTATGGTACTGATGCTGACGGACGTTTTGGCCCGAAGTTTGGCCGCGATAAGTATCATGTTTACTTCGATGCACCCGACAACGGTACACCCGAACACCGGGATAATTACTATCGCATCGACTATGGCCCCATCACCATTATTACCCTCGACAGTTCCAACGGTGAACCAGACGATCGCCGCAGTAACTACGGTGGTGTAGGTCAACCACCGAAAATAAGCGGACAAGATTACACAGGTACAGGAACCGACACCCAAGAAAACTATACGCGCGCCCAGTATGAAGCGGCTGGTGGTACAGACTTGGCAGACTTCAACCCTGGTAGTCCTCAATGGAATTGGGCAGAAGCACAATTAGAAGACGCACGAGCCAAGGGTCAAATGATTTTCGTGCAGTTCCATCACGCACCCTACAGCAGTGGTGAACACGGACAACCAATGAACCATACCCTCTCAACAGGACAGGGTGGTACACCAATGCGCCAATATCAGAGTATGTTTGAGCAATATGGTGTTTTGGCGGTACTATCCGGTCATAGCGAAATGTTCGAGCGTAGCTTTGTTGATGAGAACGGCGACGGCATTGGCGTATATTACTATGATGTGGGTGTAGCGGGTGATGGATTACGTGGCGAAAAACGTAACGGTTCAAGCTTGAATGACCCCCTACTGAAATACAACAGCTTCAGCCAATGGTCAGCTGACCAAAGTGAAGGGGAGTTGTGGCAAGAAATCGCAGGTGCGCTGCAATTAGTCAGTGGTGGTAAACATTATGGACATCTTGAGGTGAATTTAGAGAAACTCAACAGCAACAATGGCAAATACGCCAAAGTGACACTGACACCTGTATATAGCTTCCCCATCCTTGATCAAAACTATAATCTCTTGCGTACTGAGCGCCGTACCTACAGCGATGAGATTACTATGTTTGTAGATACCAATGGGCGGATTGTCCAAGCAGTCCCTGAACCCAGTATCATTTTTGGTTTCTTGATGTTTGGCTTGGGTACTGTGGGACTCAAATCACGTAAAACTAACAGACATAAGCCCTTGGCATAA
- a CDS encoding lipoate--protein ligase family protein — protein MGNKQVWRLIPFLEASGSVQMAIDRWLLAQHLSGQQPSTLRFYTWSPPAISLGYHQRQYPQHWEHLTWKNQILDLVRRPTGGRAVLHQGDLTYTVVTSGLTGNRLENYQRICEFLITGWRSLNIHLDYGTAGRGYIHNPNCFGTATGADLVLTDGAKLIGSAQLRRGGAILQHGSMRLQPDAELFVQVFGAESFQAVQIPQSLSLDKIMTALIAAARDCFDVEIEAQPLCLSEWNEILS, from the coding sequence ATGGGTAACAAGCAGGTTTGGCGACTAATTCCTTTTTTAGAAGCGTCTGGTAGTGTGCAGATGGCAATTGACCGATGGTTGTTAGCACAGCATCTATCAGGACAGCAACCTTCAACTCTACGATTTTATACTTGGTCGCCACCCGCTATTTCCCTTGGTTATCATCAAAGACAATATCCCCAACATTGGGAACATCTCACTTGGAAAAATCAAATATTAGATTTAGTCCGTCGTCCTACAGGTGGTAGGGCAGTGTTGCACCAAGGAGATTTGACTTATACTGTTGTCACTTCGGGATTAACTGGCAATCGTCTAGAGAATTATCAAAGGATTTGTGAATTTTTGATTACTGGATGGCGATCGCTCAATATTCACTTAGACTATGGTACAGCCGGACGCGGCTACATTCATAACCCCAACTGCTTCGGCACAGCTACAGGTGCAGATTTAGTATTAACAGATGGTGCTAAATTAATTGGTAGCGCCCAATTAAGACGAGGCGGTGCAATTTTGCAACATGGTTCGATGCGTTTGCAGCCAGATGCAGAATTATTTGTTCAAGTATTTGGTGCAGAATCCTTTCAGGCTGTGCAAATACCGCAAAGTTTGAGTTTAGACAAGATTATGACAGCTTTAATTGCTGCGGCTAGGGATTGTTTTGATGTCGAGATTGAAGCACAACCCCTTTGTCTATCCGAGTGGAATGAAATTTTAAGCTAG
- the infC gene encoding translation initiation factor IF-3, whose product MPVIEKKRTRDLPQINERIRFPKIRVIDTDGSQLGIMAPQEALQLAEEKELDLVLLSDKADPPVCRIMDYGKYKFEQEKKAREARKKQHTADVKEVKMRYKIEEHDYNVRVKQAERFLKDGDKVKATVMFRGREIQHSDLAETLLKRMATDLEPFGEVQQAPKKEGRNMMMLISPKK is encoded by the coding sequence ATGCCTGTGATTGAGAAAAAAAGAACTCGCGATCTGCCCCAAATTAACGAAAGAATTCGCTTCCCGAAAATTCGAGTTATTGACACTGACGGCTCCCAGCTAGGAATCATGGCTCCCCAGGAAGCACTGCAACTAGCAGAAGAAAAGGAGCTGGATCTAGTGCTGCTCAGTGACAAGGCTGACCCGCCAGTTTGTCGGATTATGGACTACGGGAAATACAAGTTTGAACAAGAGAAAAAAGCGCGGGAAGCCAGGAAGAAGCAGCATACAGCTGATGTCAAAGAAGTCAAGATGCGCTACAAAATCGAAGAACACGACTATAACGTGCGTGTTAAGCAAGCAGAACGCTTCTTGAAGGATGGAGATAAAGTCAAAGCGACTGTTATGTTCCGGGGTCGAGAAATTCAACACAGTGATCTAGCAGAAACTTTGCTCAAGCGTATGGCAACTGATTTGGAGCCATTCGGTGAAGTACAGCAAGCACCTAAAAAAGAAGGGCGAAACATGATGATGTTGATATCGCCTAAAAAATAG